A stretch of Halichondria panicea chromosome 1, odHalPani1.1, whole genome shotgun sequence DNA encodes these proteins:
- the LOC135344191 gene encoding uncharacterized protein LOC135344191 isoform X2: protein MIRLLVKKGIPFAPSNLNISTQGKDFVLSWTPPLIRDWENLTYSVTVRNQVSNESRMTTTLSSLFTFSESIGTRDCQLYEFTLVSMNQVGLSTNGVFGSRIVPTDPRKIMSNEVMTTVSLAGGPKATLVFNAPAPCSDYPITGYQVAYSAYSDPNDLSVPQEQRRTLAFPRTQTQLGDVIELGTSNGLEIDRLVVVVITAVNSAGNTESEEITFRTTSAQSASVTINDSYIGTVSCDFAPGSTAQGCMVSFTQVDSNGNRTFLFNVNINVSRPTVNDVVFNEVPDGSEIVSTVQDLQSNGRVGLVSAPASVIGPFTPTTQPPQPDPTVSTTQPVVTISQEDPTVSTTQPLVTTSQEVFTTRPVVTTSQEGVSDSVIFTIIVFAVVAVLGLLVMVIVFCPCIRNRSRGNKVEIPREESTVRTRKLSDRSTLLDYQMREIVKYIPESMRIPSYNLKLQDAVGQGAFGIVYKGLLIDWNNVAIRGVALKILKGLFTQSDVQSMVSEISKMQEFHHPHVMSLIGVCLDTGPGASMVMPYMTNGSLLDYLKKERCNLDLTEGENSDKVFSVRKLLLKMCHQIGLGMAYLAQHKFVHRDLAARNCMLDSNGDLKVGDFGLAEDVYSTGYFRQSDSERVKLPYKWLALESLNDAIFNEKTDVWSYGVTVWEVFSGGRTPYPGVDPMSLVALLREGRRLEPPQNVACSTEMVSLMARCWYENSEERPSFHELAAELDRALTIMVGYVELNMELQVAITEKELEYDYVLSLEGQIKLSKASTEEVATETNASYGLRAEDQLQTEEVLVETTVAYGITKNLELNMELVAITEDEPECDFVLSPEEMMKLAKATTEEVDMETNAAYGLRARNELQTEQVLVETNVAYGMRIEQENPAKQVTKLANPFNSESHTPLRSGYRGTNSVNTAGFANLPHM from the exons GGATCCCCTTTGCCCCTTCAAACCTCAATATATCCACTCAAGGCAAAGATTTTGTTCTATCGTGGACCCCTCCATTGATCCGTGACTGGGAGAATCTCACGTATTCAGTCACGGTACGGAATCAAGTCAGTAACGAGTCACGCATGACCACCACTCTGAGTTCACTGTTCACCTTTAGCGAGAGCATCGGAACGAGAGATTGTCAATTGTACGAGTTCACCCTGGTCTCCATGAATCAAGTTGGACTCAGTACGAATGGTGTCTTCGGGAGTAGAATAGTGCCTACGG ATCCTCGGAAAATCATGAGCAATGAAGTTATGACAACTGTTTCATTGGCTGGTGGTCCTAAAGCAACACTTGTGTTTAAT GCCCCTGCCCCGTGCTCAGACTATCCTATCACTGGATACCAAGTTGCCTACAGTGCCTACAGTGACCCTAATGACCTCTCGGTACCTCAAGAACAGCGTCGGACTCTTGCTTTCCCGCGCACTCAAACCCAGTTAGGTGACGTCATCGAATTGGGCACCTCTAATGGACTAGAGATTGATAGATTGGTGGTGGTAGTAATTACAGCTGTCAACAGTGCAGGGAATACAGAATCAGAGGAGATTACATTCC GAACCACCAGTGCCCAGTCAGCCAGTGTCACTATCAACGACTCCTACATCGGGACAGTCTCCTGTGACTTTGCCCCAGGCTCTACCGCCCAAGGCTGTATGGTCTCGTTCACTCAAGTCGATTCCAATGGCAACAGAACGTTCCTCTTCAACGTCAACATCAACGTAAGTCGGCCAACTGTCAATGATGTAGTTTTCAACGAGGTTCCCGATGGTTCCGAGATTGTGTCTACGGTACAAGATTTGCAATCGAACGGTAGAGTTGGACTTGTCTCAGCCCCTGCTAGTGTGATAGGACCGTTCACACCAACTACCCAACCACCCCAACCAG ACCCAACAGTGTCCACAACTCAGCCTGTGGTTACAATCAGTCAGGAAG ACCCAACAGTGTCCACAACTCAGCCTCTGGTTACAACCAGTCAGGAAG TGTTCACAACTCGGCCTGTTGTTACAACCAGTCAGGAAGGTGTGTCCGACTCTGTGATATTTACCATCATTGTTTTCGCCGTTGTGGCTGTTCTCGGTCTACTGGTGATGGTGATAGTTTTCTGTCCGTGTATTAGAAATAGGTCCAGAGGAAACAAGGTTGAAATACCAAGagaagagtctactgtaag AACGAGAAAGCTGTCTGATCGAAGCACTCTTTTGG ATTATCAAATGCGAGAGATTGTGAAGTATATTCCAGAATCAATGAGAATTCCCAGCTACAATCTGAAACTACAAGATGCAGTTGGTCAAG GAGCCTTTGGGATTGTGTACAAAGGATTACTAATTGACTGGAACAATGTTGCCATAAGGGGCGTGGCATTGAAGATACTGAAAG GTCTGTTCACTCAGAGTGACGTACAGAGCATGGTGAGTGAGATCTCCAAGATGCAAGAGTTCCACCACCCTCACGTTATGTCCCTGATTGGAGTGTGTCTTGACACTGGACCCGGTGCTTCCATGGTGATGCCATATATGACCAACGGGAGCCTACTAGACTACTTGAAGAAAGAGAGGTGCAACTTAGATTTGACAGAGGGAGAGAATTCTGACAAG GTGTTTTCTGTCAGGaagctgttgttgaagatgtGTCATCAGATAGGTCTTGGAATGGCATATCTTGCTCAGCACAAGTTTGTCCACCGAGACTTGGCTGccagaaactgcat GTTGGATTCAAATGGTGACCTCAAAGTGGGTGATTTTGGCCTTGCTGAGGATGTGTACAGTACTGGTTACTTCAGACAAAGTGATTCTGAGAGGGTCAAACTTCCATACAAATGGTTGGCACTGGAGAGTTTAAACGATGCCATCTTTAACGAGAAGACTGACGTG TGGTCATATGGTGTGACCGTGTGGGAGGTCTTCAGTGGCGGCCGGACCCCCTACCCTGGAGTGGACCCAATGTCCCTGGTGGCTCTACTCAGAGAGGGCAGGAGATTGGAGCCTCCGCAGAATGTTGCCTGTTCTACAGAAAT GGTCTCATTAATGGCTAGATGTTGGTACGAGAATTCTGAAGAGAGGCCATCATTTCATGAGCTAGCAGCTGAGTTGGATAGAGCTCTGACCATCATGGTAGGCTACGTGGAACTAAACATGGAGCTACAAGTTGCTATCACAGAGAAGGAGCTCG AGTATGACTACGTCCTCTCACTTGAAGGGCAGATAAAGCTTTCCAAAGCTTCCACTGAGGAAGTTGCCACAGAGACGAACGCTTCGTACGGGTTAAGAGCCGAAGATCAGTTACAAACTGAAGAAGTACTCGTGGAAACCACTGTCGCTTATGGAATAACAAAAAATCTTGAACTGAACATGGAGCTAGTTGCAATCACTGAGGATGAACCTG AGTGTGACTTCGTCCTCTCTCCTGAAGAGATGATGAAGCTTGCCAAGGCTACCACTGAGGAGGTTGACATGGAGACAAACGCTGCATATGGGTTAAGAGCCAGAAATGAGTTACAAACTGAACAAGTGCTCGTGGAGACCAATGTCGCTTATGGGATGAGAATTGAACAGGAAAATCCAGCCAAACAAGTTACTAAATTGGCCAACCCTTTCAACAGTGAATCACATACACCACTGCGCAGTGGCTATCGAGGTACAAACTCGGTCAACACCGCTGGATTTGCTAATCTACCTCATATGTAG
- the LOC135344191 gene encoding dual specificity protein kinase splB-like isoform X3, which yields MISRLLFVWGVSFLLVQAQETGIPFAPSNLNISTQGKDFVLSWTPPLIRDWENLTYSVTVRNQVSNESRMTTTLSSLFTFSESIGTRDCQLYEFTLVSMNQVGLSTNGVFGSRIVPTDPRKIMSNEVMTTVSLAGGPKATLVFNAPAPCSDYPITGYQVAYSAYSDPNDLSVPQEQRRTLAFPRTQTQLGDVIELGTSNGLEIDRLVVVVITAVNSAGNTESEEITFRTTSAQSASVTINDSYIGTVSCDFAPGSTAQGCMVSFTQVDSNGNRTFLFNVNINVSRPTVNDVVFNEVPDGSEIVSTVQDLQSNGRVGLVSAPASVIGPFTPTTQPPQPDPTVSTTQPVVTISQEDPTVSTTQPLVTTSQEVFTTRPVVTTSQEGVSDSVIFTIIVFAVVAVLGLLVMVIVFCPCIRNRSRGNKVEIPREESTVRTRKLSDRSTLLDYQMREIVKYIPESMRIPSYNLKLQDAVGQGAFGIVYKGLLIDWNNVAIRGVALKILKGLFTQSDVQSMVSEISKMQEFHHPHVMSLIGVCLDTGPGASMVMPYMTNGSLLDYLKKERCNLDLTEGENSDKVFSVRKLLLKMCHQIGLGMAYLAQHKFVHRDLAARNCMLDSNGDLKVGDFGLAEDVYSTGYFRQSDSERVKLPYKWLALESLNDAIFNEKTDVWSYGVTVWEVFSGGRTPYPGVDPMSLVALLREGRRLEPPQNVACSTEMVSLMARCWYENSEERPSFHELAAELDRALTIMVGYVELNMELQVAITEKELEYDYVLSLEGQIKLSKASTEEVATETNASYGLRAEDQLQTEEVLVETTVAYGITKNLELNMELVAITEDEPVGWLVNLREILHPVSKNHNITLAGGSNFTDKFSIYMESFAILCLNRPPDYFTESASLND from the exons GGATCCCCTTTGCCCCTTCAAACCTCAATATATCCACTCAAGGCAAAGATTTTGTTCTATCGTGGACCCCTCCATTGATCCGTGACTGGGAGAATCTCACGTATTCAGTCACGGTACGGAATCAAGTCAGTAACGAGTCACGCATGACCACCACTCTGAGTTCACTGTTCACCTTTAGCGAGAGCATCGGAACGAGAGATTGTCAATTGTACGAGTTCACCCTGGTCTCCATGAATCAAGTTGGACTCAGTACGAATGGTGTCTTCGGGAGTAGAATAGTGCCTACGG ATCCTCGGAAAATCATGAGCAATGAAGTTATGACAACTGTTTCATTGGCTGGTGGTCCTAAAGCAACACTTGTGTTTAAT GCCCCTGCCCCGTGCTCAGACTATCCTATCACTGGATACCAAGTTGCCTACAGTGCCTACAGTGACCCTAATGACCTCTCGGTACCTCAAGAACAGCGTCGGACTCTTGCTTTCCCGCGCACTCAAACCCAGTTAGGTGACGTCATCGAATTGGGCACCTCTAATGGACTAGAGATTGATAGATTGGTGGTGGTAGTAATTACAGCTGTCAACAGTGCAGGGAATACAGAATCAGAGGAGATTACATTCC GAACCACCAGTGCCCAGTCAGCCAGTGTCACTATCAACGACTCCTACATCGGGACAGTCTCCTGTGACTTTGCCCCAGGCTCTACCGCCCAAGGCTGTATGGTCTCGTTCACTCAAGTCGATTCCAATGGCAACAGAACGTTCCTCTTCAACGTCAACATCAACGTAAGTCGGCCAACTGTCAATGATGTAGTTTTCAACGAGGTTCCCGATGGTTCCGAGATTGTGTCTACGGTACAAGATTTGCAATCGAACGGTAGAGTTGGACTTGTCTCAGCCCCTGCTAGTGTGATAGGACCGTTCACACCAACTACCCAACCACCCCAACCAG ACCCAACAGTGTCCACAACTCAGCCTGTGGTTACAATCAGTCAGGAAG ACCCAACAGTGTCCACAACTCAGCCTCTGGTTACAACCAGTCAGGAAG TGTTCACAACTCGGCCTGTTGTTACAACCAGTCAGGAAGGTGTGTCCGACTCTGTGATATTTACCATCATTGTTTTCGCCGTTGTGGCTGTTCTCGGTCTACTGGTGATGGTGATAGTTTTCTGTCCGTGTATTAGAAATAGGTCCAGAGGAAACAAGGTTGAAATACCAAGagaagagtctactgtaag AACGAGAAAGCTGTCTGATCGAAGCACTCTTTTGG ATTATCAAATGCGAGAGATTGTGAAGTATATTCCAGAATCAATGAGAATTCCCAGCTACAATCTGAAACTACAAGATGCAGTTGGTCAAG GAGCCTTTGGGATTGTGTACAAAGGATTACTAATTGACTGGAACAATGTTGCCATAAGGGGCGTGGCATTGAAGATACTGAAAG GTCTGTTCACTCAGAGTGACGTACAGAGCATGGTGAGTGAGATCTCCAAGATGCAAGAGTTCCACCACCCTCACGTTATGTCCCTGATTGGAGTGTGTCTTGACACTGGACCCGGTGCTTCCATGGTGATGCCATATATGACCAACGGGAGCCTACTAGACTACTTGAAGAAAGAGAGGTGCAACTTAGATTTGACAGAGGGAGAGAATTCTGACAAG GTGTTTTCTGTCAGGaagctgttgttgaagatgtGTCATCAGATAGGTCTTGGAATGGCATATCTTGCTCAGCACAAGTTTGTCCACCGAGACTTGGCTGccagaaactgcat GTTGGATTCAAATGGTGACCTCAAAGTGGGTGATTTTGGCCTTGCTGAGGATGTGTACAGTACTGGTTACTTCAGACAAAGTGATTCTGAGAGGGTCAAACTTCCATACAAATGGTTGGCACTGGAGAGTTTAAACGATGCCATCTTTAACGAGAAGACTGACGTG TGGTCATATGGTGTGACCGTGTGGGAGGTCTTCAGTGGCGGCCGGACCCCCTACCCTGGAGTGGACCCAATGTCCCTGGTGGCTCTACTCAGAGAGGGCAGGAGATTGGAGCCTCCGCAGAATGTTGCCTGTTCTACAGAAAT GGTCTCATTAATGGCTAGATGTTGGTACGAGAATTCTGAAGAGAGGCCATCATTTCATGAGCTAGCAGCTGAGTTGGATAGAGCTCTGACCATCATGGTAGGCTACGTGGAACTAAACATGGAGCTACAAGTTGCTATCACAGAGAAGGAGCTCG AGTATGACTACGTCCTCTCACTTGAAGGGCAGATAAAGCTTTCCAAAGCTTCCACTGAGGAAGTTGCCACAGAGACGAACGCTTCGTACGGGTTAAGAGCCGAAGATCAGTTACAAACTGAAGAAGTACTCGTGGAAACCACTGTCGCTTATGGAATAACAAAAAATCTTGAACTGAACATGGAGCTAGTTGCAATCACTGAGGATGAACCTG TGGGGTGGCTGGTAAATCTTCGGGAGATTCTTCACCCAGTTTCCAAAAACCATAACATTACTCTGGCCGGAGGCAGCAATTTCACAGATAAGTTCTCGATCTACATGGAGTCATTCGCCATCTTATGCCTAAATCGGCCACCCGATTATTTTACTGAATCGGCCTCACTTAATGACTAG
- the LOC135344191 gene encoding uncharacterized protein LOC135344191 isoform X1 has protein sequence MISRLLFVWGVSFLLVQAQETGIPFAPSNLNISTQGKDFVLSWTPPLIRDWENLTYSVTVRNQVSNESRMTTTLSSLFTFSESIGTRDCQLYEFTLVSMNQVGLSTNGVFGSRIVPTDPRKIMSNEVMTTVSLAGGPKATLVFNAPAPCSDYPITGYQVAYSAYSDPNDLSVPQEQRRTLAFPRTQTQLGDVIELGTSNGLEIDRLVVVVITAVNSAGNTESEEITFRTTSAQSASVTINDSYIGTVSCDFAPGSTAQGCMVSFTQVDSNGNRTFLFNVNINVSRPTVNDVVFNEVPDGSEIVSTVQDLQSNGRVGLVSAPASVIGPFTPTTQPPQPDPTVSTTQPVVTISQEDPTVSTTQPLVTTSQEVFTTRPVVTTSQEGVSDSVIFTIIVFAVVAVLGLLVMVIVFCPCIRNRSRGNKVEIPREESTVRTRKLSDRSTLLDYQMREIVKYIPESMRIPSYNLKLQDAVGQGAFGIVYKGLLIDWNNVAIRGVALKILKGLFTQSDVQSMVSEISKMQEFHHPHVMSLIGVCLDTGPGASMVMPYMTNGSLLDYLKKERCNLDLTEGENSDKVFSVRKLLLKMCHQIGLGMAYLAQHKFVHRDLAARNCMLDSNGDLKVGDFGLAEDVYSTGYFRQSDSERVKLPYKWLALESLNDAIFNEKTDVWSYGVTVWEVFSGGRTPYPGVDPMSLVALLREGRRLEPPQNVACSTEMVSLMARCWYENSEERPSFHELAAELDRALTIMVGYVELNMELQVAITEKELEYDYVLSLEGQIKLSKASTEEVATETNASYGLRAEDQLQTEEVLVETTVAYGITKNLELNMELVAITEDEPECDFVLSPEEMMKLAKATTEEVDMETNAAYGLRARNELQTEQVLVETNVAYGMRIEQENPAKQVTKLANPFNSESHTPLRSGYRGTNSVNTAGFANLPHM, from the exons GGATCCCCTTTGCCCCTTCAAACCTCAATATATCCACTCAAGGCAAAGATTTTGTTCTATCGTGGACCCCTCCATTGATCCGTGACTGGGAGAATCTCACGTATTCAGTCACGGTACGGAATCAAGTCAGTAACGAGTCACGCATGACCACCACTCTGAGTTCACTGTTCACCTTTAGCGAGAGCATCGGAACGAGAGATTGTCAATTGTACGAGTTCACCCTGGTCTCCATGAATCAAGTTGGACTCAGTACGAATGGTGTCTTCGGGAGTAGAATAGTGCCTACGG ATCCTCGGAAAATCATGAGCAATGAAGTTATGACAACTGTTTCATTGGCTGGTGGTCCTAAAGCAACACTTGTGTTTAAT GCCCCTGCCCCGTGCTCAGACTATCCTATCACTGGATACCAAGTTGCCTACAGTGCCTACAGTGACCCTAATGACCTCTCGGTACCTCAAGAACAGCGTCGGACTCTTGCTTTCCCGCGCACTCAAACCCAGTTAGGTGACGTCATCGAATTGGGCACCTCTAATGGACTAGAGATTGATAGATTGGTGGTGGTAGTAATTACAGCTGTCAACAGTGCAGGGAATACAGAATCAGAGGAGATTACATTCC GAACCACCAGTGCCCAGTCAGCCAGTGTCACTATCAACGACTCCTACATCGGGACAGTCTCCTGTGACTTTGCCCCAGGCTCTACCGCCCAAGGCTGTATGGTCTCGTTCACTCAAGTCGATTCCAATGGCAACAGAACGTTCCTCTTCAACGTCAACATCAACGTAAGTCGGCCAACTGTCAATGATGTAGTTTTCAACGAGGTTCCCGATGGTTCCGAGATTGTGTCTACGGTACAAGATTTGCAATCGAACGGTAGAGTTGGACTTGTCTCAGCCCCTGCTAGTGTGATAGGACCGTTCACACCAACTACCCAACCACCCCAACCAG ACCCAACAGTGTCCACAACTCAGCCTGTGGTTACAATCAGTCAGGAAG ACCCAACAGTGTCCACAACTCAGCCTCTGGTTACAACCAGTCAGGAAG TGTTCACAACTCGGCCTGTTGTTACAACCAGTCAGGAAGGTGTGTCCGACTCTGTGATATTTACCATCATTGTTTTCGCCGTTGTGGCTGTTCTCGGTCTACTGGTGATGGTGATAGTTTTCTGTCCGTGTATTAGAAATAGGTCCAGAGGAAACAAGGTTGAAATACCAAGagaagagtctactgtaag AACGAGAAAGCTGTCTGATCGAAGCACTCTTTTGG ATTATCAAATGCGAGAGATTGTGAAGTATATTCCAGAATCAATGAGAATTCCCAGCTACAATCTGAAACTACAAGATGCAGTTGGTCAAG GAGCCTTTGGGATTGTGTACAAAGGATTACTAATTGACTGGAACAATGTTGCCATAAGGGGCGTGGCATTGAAGATACTGAAAG GTCTGTTCACTCAGAGTGACGTACAGAGCATGGTGAGTGAGATCTCCAAGATGCAAGAGTTCCACCACCCTCACGTTATGTCCCTGATTGGAGTGTGTCTTGACACTGGACCCGGTGCTTCCATGGTGATGCCATATATGACCAACGGGAGCCTACTAGACTACTTGAAGAAAGAGAGGTGCAACTTAGATTTGACAGAGGGAGAGAATTCTGACAAG GTGTTTTCTGTCAGGaagctgttgttgaagatgtGTCATCAGATAGGTCTTGGAATGGCATATCTTGCTCAGCACAAGTTTGTCCACCGAGACTTGGCTGccagaaactgcat GTTGGATTCAAATGGTGACCTCAAAGTGGGTGATTTTGGCCTTGCTGAGGATGTGTACAGTACTGGTTACTTCAGACAAAGTGATTCTGAGAGGGTCAAACTTCCATACAAATGGTTGGCACTGGAGAGTTTAAACGATGCCATCTTTAACGAGAAGACTGACGTG TGGTCATATGGTGTGACCGTGTGGGAGGTCTTCAGTGGCGGCCGGACCCCCTACCCTGGAGTGGACCCAATGTCCCTGGTGGCTCTACTCAGAGAGGGCAGGAGATTGGAGCCTCCGCAGAATGTTGCCTGTTCTACAGAAAT GGTCTCATTAATGGCTAGATGTTGGTACGAGAATTCTGAAGAGAGGCCATCATTTCATGAGCTAGCAGCTGAGTTGGATAGAGCTCTGACCATCATGGTAGGCTACGTGGAACTAAACATGGAGCTACAAGTTGCTATCACAGAGAAGGAGCTCG AGTATGACTACGTCCTCTCACTTGAAGGGCAGATAAAGCTTTCCAAAGCTTCCACTGAGGAAGTTGCCACAGAGACGAACGCTTCGTACGGGTTAAGAGCCGAAGATCAGTTACAAACTGAAGAAGTACTCGTGGAAACCACTGTCGCTTATGGAATAACAAAAAATCTTGAACTGAACATGGAGCTAGTTGCAATCACTGAGGATGAACCTG AGTGTGACTTCGTCCTCTCTCCTGAAGAGATGATGAAGCTTGCCAAGGCTACCACTGAGGAGGTTGACATGGAGACAAACGCTGCATATGGGTTAAGAGCCAGAAATGAGTTACAAACTGAACAAGTGCTCGTGGAGACCAATGTCGCTTATGGGATGAGAATTGAACAGGAAAATCCAGCCAAACAAGTTACTAAATTGGCCAACCCTTTCAACAGTGAATCACATACACCACTGCGCAGTGGCTATCGAGGTACAAACTCGGTCAACACCGCTGGATTTGCTAATCTACCTCATATGTAG